gaaagaaaatatttagcatagttttttttaaccCTCAGTTTTAGAGATGTTATACATTAAATCTAAATGgactctcttttttccttttttaatttggTGTCTccactttatcttttaaaaatggggaagGTCTTCTAAATAATTTAGGCTCAATTTTGACACGCAGGCTGTTGGCTTCATGGtttcagaagagaaatgaagTGCAAGAGTCCATACCCAGCGTCCACCCAGAGGCTGCCTCAGGTGAGCCCAAGGCGTCCAACAAAGTGGAATGAACTGATCCACCCGAAGAAGCAGCCCTCTCCGGATTTATCAAGCAGTTTGTGTGCAATTCTGCCCCTCGAAGTTTGCACGCATTTCTGTTAGCATCAGCTTCTCCACTCCCAAACGAAAAGCATCATGAAACGAAAAGCAATcagagaggaaggggaagcaggTCTACACTAGAAGGGTCATCTCCTTCAGGAGGCGATGCTTCATGTGACACTTCTGTAAGGGAAAGCCTGAGCTGCTGCCACATTCAAGGAATCTGCCATTTCCTTCATGATGAGAGGTTTGAAAAAGTGGACCTTTGAGAGGAAATACTGCAGACTTCCAAATTGGTGAAAGAACTTCCAGCGTCGCTTGGATACTCCGGGTAGGAGGAACTGGAGGAGATGATATTTTTGAGCCGCTGGAGGGCAATGATTAAAAGCAGAAGCAGAAATGCTAAAAGGCTGAGGAATATGGACACGTAGATGTAGACATTTGACAGGTGGCCTGAGGACGGGTCCACCGACGTGGACAGGGATGTGGGGAACAGCTCAAGAAAAGTACCATTCTCCACACTTCCAGAAAATCCAGATGAAGGGTCAGATTCGGACATGTTTACAGAGGGTGAAGGAGTGAACAAGTTAAGTTAAAAGTCAAAGTTCACATGCAGGTTAAAAAGGGCAGAATTGGAATTTTTACTCATGATACTGTTAGCAAC
This window of the Microcebus murinus isolate Inina chromosome 13, M.murinus_Inina_mat1.0, whole genome shotgun sequence genome carries:
- the SERTM1 gene encoding serine-rich and transmembrane domain-containing protein 1 — protein: MSESDPSSGFSGSVENGTFLELFPTSLSTSVDPSSGHLSNVYIYVSIFLSLLAFLLLLLIIALQRLKNIISSSSSYPEYPSDAGSSFTNLEVCSISSQRSTFSNLSS